The Magnetospirillum sp. genome includes a region encoding these proteins:
- the ureG gene encoding urease accessory protein UreG, whose translation MTGPLRVGIGGPVGSGKTALVDALCKHLRDVLDVAAITNDIYTKEDAQFLTRSGALDPSRIMGVETGGCPHTAIREDASMNLAACAEMTAKFPGLELLFVESGGDNLAATFSPELADITLYVIDVSAGDKIPRKGGPGITRSDLLIINKIDLAPYVGASLEVMDRDARKMRGDRPFIFAQIKAGKAVAEIADFICQKGGLKPRPRAAA comes from the coding sequence ATGACAGGACCCCTTCGCGTCGGTATCGGCGGGCCGGTCGGCTCGGGCAAGACGGCATTGGTCGATGCGCTGTGCAAGCACTTGCGCGACGTGCTCGACGTAGCCGCCATCACCAACGACATCTACACCAAAGAAGACGCGCAGTTCCTCACGCGCTCGGGCGCGCTCGATCCGTCGCGCATCATGGGCGTGGAAACCGGCGGCTGCCCGCACACGGCCATTCGCGAGGACGCCTCGATGAATCTGGCCGCTTGCGCCGAGATGACCGCCAAATTCCCCGGGCTCGAATTGCTGTTCGTCGAAAGCGGCGGCGACAATCTGGCGGCCACATTCTCGCCGGAGCTTGCCGACATTACGCTCTACGTGATCGACGTGTCGGCCGGCGACAAGATCCCGCGCAAAGGCGGGCCCGGCATCACGCGCTCGGATCTGCTGATCATCAACAAGATCGATCTGGCGCCTTATGTGGGCGCGTCGCTTGAGGTGATGGACCGCGATGCGCGCAAAATGCGCGGTGACCGCCCGTTCATTTTCGCGCAGATCAAGGCCGGCAAGGCCGTCGCCGAAATCGCCGATTTCATCTGCCAAAAAGGCGGACTCAAGCCGCGCCCGCGCGCGGCGGCGTAG
- a CDS encoding M20 family metallo-hydrolase: MRASDKIDETRLWQRHVDMARLGGLPKGGVNRQALSPEDAAARLLLGQWAQARGYDVFSDPIGNLHVRRAGTENDAAPVLTGSHMDSQPTGGKYDGMYGVLAGFEALEALDDAGIRTKRPVGVVAWMNEEGSRFQPGAMGSAVWAGHYDLERMLAVEDRAGVKLADALAQTLAAAPCRTVGEFDRRFHAYIETHIEQGPRLEAESKTIGVVTGIQGSQRYTIDIFGEEAHAGTTPLRVRKDALKSAVAAIQALERHMHDPADIVRFTVGRFECRPGSPNTVPGQVHFTIDFRHPESAVLTRLGDAIDKVVQASVGPCAAKVEKVVHVEPTVFDAKIVDLVRDATVQLGLPHMDMPSGAGHDAMHVAPLGPAGMIFVPCARGISHNEAEAASPGDLAAGARVLADCLQALADS, encoded by the coding sequence ATGCGCGCGTCTGACAAAATCGACGAAACCCGCCTGTGGCAGCGCCATGTCGACATGGCCCGTCTCGGCGGCTTGCCCAAAGGCGGGGTCAATCGCCAGGCCCTTTCGCCGGAGGATGCGGCCGCCCGTCTGCTTCTGGGGCAATGGGCGCAAGCGCGCGGTTACGACGTGTTCAGCGATCCGATCGGCAATCTGCATGTGCGCCGTGCCGGCACCGAAAACGACGCCGCTCCGGTGCTGACCGGCTCGCACATGGACAGCCAGCCTACGGGCGGCAAGTACGATGGCATGTACGGCGTGCTGGCAGGTTTCGAAGCGCTCGAAGCGCTCGACGATGCCGGTATTCGCACCAAGCGACCCGTCGGCGTCGTCGCCTGGATGAACGAGGAGGGCAGCCGCTTCCAGCCTGGTGCGATGGGCTCCGCCGTTTGGGCCGGTCACTACGATCTTGAGCGCATGCTGGCGGTCGAAGATCGCGCCGGCGTGAAACTCGCCGATGCGTTGGCCCAGACGCTTGCTGCGGCTCCGTGCCGCACAGTCGGCGAATTCGACCGACGCTTCCATGCCTACATCGAGACGCATATCGAGCAAGGTCCGCGCCTGGAGGCAGAATCAAAGACGATCGGCGTTGTGACCGGCATCCAAGGCTCGCAACGCTACACGATCGACATTTTCGGCGAGGAAGCGCATGCGGGCACCACGCCGCTGCGCGTGCGCAAAGACGCGCTCAAAAGTGCGGTCGCCGCAATCCAGGCGCTGGAGCGGCACATGCACGATCCGGCCGACATCGTGCGCTTCACGGTCGGCCGTTTCGAATGCCGGCCCGGTTCGCCCAATACGGTGCCGGGCCAGGTGCATTTCACGATCGATTTCCGCCATCCCGAGAGTGCGGTTCTGACCAGGCTCGGCGACGCGATCGACAAGGTCGTGCAGGCGAGCGTTGGCCCTTGCGCGGCCAAGGTCGAGAAGGTCGTGCATGTCGAGCCGACGGTTTTCGACGCCAAGATCGTCGATCTCGTGCGCGATGCGACGGTCCAACTGGGCTTGCCGCATATGGACATGCCGTCCGGTGCAGGGCACGACGCGATGCATGTGGCGCCGCTGGGGCCGGCCGGCATGATCTTCGTGCCTTGCGCGCGCGGCATCAGCCACAACGAGGCGGAAGCCGCAAGCCCCGGCGATCTTGCAGCCGGTGCGCGCGTGCTGGCCGACTGCCTGCAAGCACTCGCCGATTCCTGA